A segment of the Xenopus tropicalis strain Nigerian chromosome 6, UCB_Xtro_10.0, whole genome shotgun sequence genome:
ttccggagtgcctgcctatctctaaAAGAATCCATTCCTATTTGGCTCCctgtgctgagggtctggggcatgagcacccgctCCATATACACTGGGTAAGCAACCGTCTACTTGTCATGCTTAGAACTATATGCCCTTTGTAAAAGGAAAATAGCCCTaaaggccctggggccaaatggtcGAATTCAAACGCCAGTAATAGGCACAGTCAATTCGGGgacacatcaacgagccaatgcggtccctgatccgactacattttttacccgcccgatcgatatctggacgatttcaggccagatgttggtcggtcaggcctgtcgtttgtgcccctacacaggccgataagctgccgaatcgtctaagggactgatatcggcagcttctataggcccgtgtatgggggcctttactctaTAACacgtagttcatataaataattcaattaatgaatgtgctaatgagtcagttcattggggggcagtttaACCCCTACCTGCCTGCCCCGTCACACTGCTGCCATTGCAGACACAAGCGATGGGGATAAAATAATGATAAGGAGACAGTGTGAGGGTTTCATTTAGCTGTAAAGTATTAAACACAAAAATACTCAGCACATCCGGCTCAGTCACTAGGGGCGGGGCCTGTGATTCCTAGTGAGTATAATAAATACCCAGGGGCGTGGCTAGGAACATCATGGGGCAGTCTCTACATATTATAGGTGTATTTGCAGGTTGAATCTGATTGGCTAATATTGGAATAAACATAAGAACCACAAGCAGAGCATTTGCAGCATGTTCCTCCTCAGCATGTTGGGCTTTTTGGGGGGTACACACCCCGTTTCAGTAAGAAGCGATACAACACACTGTATAATCCCATTCCTATAGACCCCCATTACTACACCCCCCCCGTGTAACCCCAATGCCCTCGCAccctctgtccctctctgtgTATATAGAGTTCAGTGCAGGTTTAGCCACGTGGTTTTTTAACACATTTCCATGGCCACACCCACCCCTTTCTGTGTCACTTCCTGTTCATACATGGAGGCCCATGGGAGGCCACTGTAGCCATATGTTGGTGGCCCAATAGTACAAAGACAGTGCTAGCTGTGCGTGCCACCTTGTTGGCACAATCTTGTAGCTCGGCTGAGGATATACACTAGCCATTCCTCTCTTGTCATGGCCCAAGCAGCTTGGCAATCCCTGATCTGTGCATTTGTGCCCTGCCAAGGGGCAAGGCCGCTCCATTCCCAGTCAGTGCAAAGATGCCCCTTGTTTGTGAAAAGCCTCTTCCAGGAACAGGGCCATCTTCTGGCGATCCTCCTGCAGGAGGGGCAAGAGACAGACGGTGTGGGCAGAAGGGCAACTTTGTATTGGCCCAATCAGGAGAAACGGTTGAGCAACTGGATGACCAATGGCAAGTGCTCATTGTGGCTAAAGGAATGTACTTACCCCTAGCTAGAAGATGGTAGTCAGAGGGCGGAGCTTCCAGCAAGAAGCCATGCAAGGAAGTGACAGCAACATGACTTCCTGCTGTGCTGCCATGCCGATTGCCTTGGAGCTCGCCCTGCTAGTCACAAAGTGCATGGCAGTGCCAACACACTGCAGTGGTTTAACTAGAGGCCCCTAACCACTCATTTCTTAATGCCACCCTCTATGCCTCCCATACCCCCCTATATAGGCCCCTAACCACCACTCACTTCTTAATGCCCCCCTCTCTGCCCTCCCATACCCCCTTATATAGGCCCCTAACCACCACTCACTTCTTAATGCCCCCCTCTCTGCCCTCCCATACCCCCCTATATAGGCCCCTAACCACCACTCACTTCTTAATGCCCCCCTCTCTGCCCTCCCATACCCCCTTATATAGGCCCCTAACCACCACTCATTTCTTAATGCCACCCTCTCTGCCCTCCCATACCCCCCTATATAGGCCCCTAAGCACCACTCACTTCTTAATGCCCCCCTCTCTGCCCTCCCATACCCCCCTATATAGGCCCCTAACCACCACTCACTTCTTAATGCCACCCTCTCTGCCCTCCCATACCCCCCAATATAGGCCCCTACCCACCACTCATTTCTTAATGCCCCCCTCTCTGCCTCCCATACCCCCCTATATAGGCTCCTAATCACCACTCATTTCTTAATGCCCCCCTCTCTGCCCTCCCATACCCCCCTATATAGGCCCCTAACCACCACTCACTTCTTAATGCCACCCTCTCTGCCTCCCATACCCCCCTATATAGGCCCCTAGCCACCACTCACTTCTTAATGCCCCCCTCTCTGCCCTCCCATACCCCCCAATATAGGCCCCTACCCACCACTCATTTCTTAATGCCCCCCTCTCTGCCTCCCATACCCCCCTATATAGGCTCCTAATCACCACTCATTTCTTAATGCCCCCCTCTCTGCCCTCCCATACCCCCCTATATAGGCCCCTAAGCACCACTCATTTCTTAATGCCACCCTCTCTGCCCTCCCATACCCCCCTATATAGGCCCCTAAGCACCACTCATTTCTTAATGCCACCCTCTCTGCCCTCCCATACCCCCCTATATAGGCCCCTAACCACCACTCACTTCTTAATGCCACCCTCTCTGCCTCCCATACCCCCCTATATAGGCCCCTAGCCACCACTCATTTCTTAATGCCACCCTCTCTGCCCTCCCATACCCCCCTATATAGGCCCCTAACCACCACTCATTTCTTAATGCCACCCTCTCTGCCCTCCCATACCCCCCTATATAGGCCCCTAACCACCACTCACTTCTTAATGCCACCCTCTCTGCCCTCCCATACCCCCCTATATAGGCCCCTAAGCACCACTCATTTCTTAATGCCACCCTCTCTGCCCTCCCATACCCCCCTATATAGGCCCCTAACCACCACTCACTTCTTAATGCCACCCTCTCTGCCCTCCCATACCCCCCTATATAGGCCCCTAATCACCACTCATTTCTTAATGCCACCCTCTCTGCCCTCCCATACCCCCCTATATAGGCCCCTAATCACCACTCATTTCTTAATGCCACCCTCTCTGCCCTCCCATACCCCCCTATATAGGCCCCTAATCACCACTCATTTCTTAATGCCACCCTCTCTGCCCTCCCATACCCCCCTATATAGGCCCCTAACAATGCAGATCCCTGGCCCAGGCACCATAGTTACTAGCGATGCCACCGAATGACTGGTTTGCTTAATGTTTCTGCTGTATGGCAGCGCCACCAAGGTCACCTTTATAGTTTGGCATCCAATCCCGGCAGCCCTGGAGTACAATGACTATTTCTATTGTTCCTAAATAGAGGTATGTTACCATGGTAACAAACAGAACCTTAATGAGCAGGTAGAGATTTCCCTTGTTTAATCTTGTTTCAAATTCAGGTGCGTAAAATTCACCATCATTTTTCAGGTTCAAGTTTGCATTTACCTGCCAGTCGTGGGCCTTTCCCCTGAGCGTAATACTGAGCCCGGGGGGCACGTGGGCACGTGGGCATTAATGCTGTGGCTCTACTGCTATTTCTCCTATTTCTGCTCACCTTGGGGGGTATATGGGCCCCCACTGTCACATTCCCCACACTGCAGGGCCCCATATCTCTATTGTCCTACAAGCACACCCCAAACTcaaaccttccccccccccaaagcgaCGCACTGGGGGGACATGATGGAGAGGAGCAGGTACCCACCTGACTGATAAAGCCATATTGCACCAGCTCCGATGCCAGGCTCTCACAACTCTCATCTGCAATGAGAAAATGCCCCACATCAGGGAGTAAAgctccaaacagccccccccccccccagggaacaGCAGCACATAACGGCAATGCCATAAAGTCCCAGAGTCCGCTGGGAGAGCACTGGGCCCATGGGCATTAATCCCAATAATATGAGATTATGGGGCTCAGGCAGCAGCATTACAGCAGTCAGACTTACCGGGCAGGAGATCGCAGCTCAGGTGTCGGTGCATCTTGTCCTCCAGCTTTAGGTACAAAGTGAGCTGAAAAGGAGACAAGAGGGGTAAGTGCTTCTGGGCCTGCACTCTCGTACAAAGAGACAGTTACGGGGAGAATGAGAGACACTTCAGCTCTGTTATTGGATAGGGACAGCTGGGTGCCAAACACAGTGAAGCTGTAGCAAGAGAATATAAACGGACTCCAACATGTGACTTACGTGCCAGCGAGCCCTGTCCTCCTTGCGCTCCAGATTGCAGTTCATCTGAATGATCTAAAACAGAGCGTTAGAGAATGGGCCGAGAACTCTGCCCCCACCAAGACATTCTGGGCTTCTGCCCTTTGCCTGCACATTGCGCACAGGAATATCAGATATACCGGCTTTTCCATATCTATTGTTACTGCCCCCCACCCTCATGGGAGGGTAGTACCCTATCCAGACAGGTGAGATACGAGACAGATCATTTACCTTTCTGGTCTCCACTTCCATTGGCTCAGGAGTGGGTGTCTTTGTCACATGTAAATCTTCCTGGGACTGTGGCAGCCCCCGGGGAAAAATCTGAGGGCGACAATCTGTGAAGTTCATTAATGGGAAGAGTCCATTCCTAAACCAGAAAagggaaagaaatataaaatgtaaccaattaggcttatccccccccccccagtactgccttatgtctgtcccatctagtctgtcccttcccctatctacctaaagagctcaggcttaacaaccccccccccccagtactgccttatgtctgtcccatctagtctgtctcttcccctatctacctaaagagctcaggcttatccccccccccccctcagtactgccttatgtctgtcccatctagtctgtcccttcccctatctacctaaagagctcaggcttatcccccccccccccccagtactgccttatgtctgtcccatctagtctgtcccttcccctatctacctaaagagctcaggcgtatccccccccctccagtactgccttatgtctgtcccatctagtctgtcccttcccctatctacctaaagagctcaggcttaacaacccccccccccagtactgccttatgtctgtcccatctagtctgtccctccccctatctacctaaagagctcaggcttatccccccccccccagtactgccttatgtctgtcccatctagtctgtcccttcccctatctacctaaagagctcaggcttatcccccccccccccccagtactgccttatgtctgtcccatctagtcattcccttcccctatctacctaaagagctcaggcttaacaaccccccccccagtactgccttatgtctgtcccatctagtctgtccctccccctatctacctaaagagctcaggcttatcccccccccccctccagtactgccttatgtctgtcccatctagtctgtcccttcccctatctacctaaagagctcaggcttaacaaccccccccccccagtactgccttatgtctgtcccatctagtctgtccctccccctatctacctaaagagctcaggcttatcccccccccagtactgccttatgtctgtcccatctagtctgtcccttcccctatctacctaaagagctcaggcttatccccccccccccccctccagtactgccttatgtctgtcccatctagtctgtcccttcccctatctacctaaagagctcaggcttatcccccccccccccccccagtactgccttatgtctgtcccatctagtctgtctcttcccctatctacctaaagagctcaggcttatccccccccccccagtactgccttatgtctgtcccatctagtctgtcccttcccctatctacctaaagagctcaggcttatcccccccccccctccagtactgccttatgtctgtcccatctagtctgtcccttcccctatctacctaaagagctcaggcttatcccccccccccccccccccccagtactgccttatgtctgtcccatctagtctgtctcttcccctatctacctaaagagctcaggcttatccccccccccagtactgccttatgtctgtcccatctagtctgtcccttcccctatctacctaaagagctcaggcttatcccccccccccccccccccccagtactgccttatgtctgtcccatctagtctgtcccttcccctatctacctaaagagctcaggcttatccccccccccccagtactgccttatgtctgtcccatctagtctgtcccttcccctatctgcctaaagagctcaggcttatcccccccccccccagtactgccttatgtctgtcccatctagtctgtcccttcccctatctgcctaaagagctcaggcttatccccccccccccccagtactgccttatgtctgccccatctagtctgtcccttcccctatctacctaaagagctcaggcttaacaaccccccccccccccccagtactgccttatgtctgtcccatctagtctgtccctccccctatctacctaaagagctcaggcttatcccccccccccagtactgccttatgtctgtcccatctagtctgtccctccccctatctacctaaagagctcaggcttatccccccccccccccagtactgccttatgtctgtcccatctagtctgtcccttcccctatctgcctaaagagctcaggcttatcccccccctccagtactgccttatgtctgtcccatctagtcattcccttcccctatctacctaaagagctcaggcttaacaacccccccccccagtactgccttatgtctgtcccatctagtctgtccctccccctatctacctaaagagctcaggcttatccccccccccccagtactgccttatgtctgtcccatctagtctgtcccttcccctatctacctaaagagctcaggcttatcccccccccccccagtactgccttatgtctgtcccatctagtctgtccctccccctatctacctaaagagctcaggcttatccccccccccccccagtactgccttatgtctgtcccatctagtctgtcccttcccctatctacctaaagagctcaggcttatcccccccccccccccagtactgccttatgtctgtcccatctagtctgtcccttcccctatctacctaaagagctcaggcttatcccccccccccccccccccagtactgccttatgtctgtcccatctagtctgtcccttcccctatctacctaaagagctcaggctttgGAGACAATTCCCCGATACCTGATGTCTTCCAAAAACTTGTCCAGCTCCATGGAGGACACCTGGGAATACCTGCAGGGAGACGGGCCAATCAGCAGCCACACAGACACTTCCATTAGTAGCCTTTGTTCATACACAGGGAGgtggtcccacaacttcccagcccccctgtaactccccttccttgtacctatctaatgtatctgccagtaccactgattcaggggggggatcccacaacttcccagcccccctgtaactccccttccttgtacctatctaatgtatctgccagtaccactgattcaggggggggatcccacaacttcccagcccccctgtaactccccttccttgtacctatctaatgtatctgccagtaccactgattcagggggggggatcccacaacttcccagcccccccctgtaactccccttccttgtacctatctaatgtatctgccagtaccactgattcaggggggggggtcccacaacttcccagcccccccctgtaaccccccttccttgtacctatctaatgtatctgccagtaccactgattcaggggggggggatcccacaacttcccagccccccccctgtaactccccttccttgtacctatctaatgtatctgccagtaccactgattcaggggggggatcccacaacttcccagccccccctgtaactccccttccttgtacctatctaatgtatctgccagtaccactgattcgggggggggggatcccacaacttcccagccccccccctgtaactccccttccttgtacctatctaatgtatctgccagtaccactgattcaggggggaggggggtcccacaacttcccagcccccctgtaactccccttccttgtacctatctaatgtatctgccagtaccactgattcaggggggggatcccacaacttcccagccccccctgtaactccccttccttgtacctatctaatgtatctgccagtaccactgattcagggggggggggtcccacaacttcccagtcccccctgtaactccccttccttgtacctatctaatgtatctgccagtaccactgattcaggggggggggtcccacaacttcccagcccccctgtaaccccccttccttgtacctatctaatgtatctgccagtaccactgattcagggggggtcccacaacttcccagtcccccctgtaactccccttccttgtacctatctaatgtatctgccagtaccactgattcagggggggatcccacaacttcccagcccccctgtaactccccttccttgtacctatctaatgtatctgccagtaccactgattcaggggggggatcccacaacttcccagcccccctgtaactccccttccttgtacctatctaatgtatctgccagtaccactgattcagggggggatcccacaacttcccagctccccctgtaactccccttccttgtacctatctaatgtatctgccagtaccactgattcagggggggatcccacaacttcccagccccccctgtaactccccttccttgtacctatctaatgtatctgccagtaccactgattcagggggaggggatcccacaacttcccagcccccctgtaactccccttccttgtacctatctaatgtatctgccagtaccactgattcagggggggatcccacaacttcccagcccccctgtaactccccttccttgtacctatctaatgtatctgccagtaccactgattcaggggggggatcccacaacttcccagccccccctgtaactccccttccttgtacctatctaatgtatctgccagtaccactgattcagggggggggatcccacaacttcccagccccccctgtaaccccccttccttgtacctatctaatgtatctgccagtaccactgattcagggggggatcccacaacttcccagccccccctgtaaccccccttccttgtacctatcta
Coding sequences within it:
- the nrbp2 gene encoding nuclear receptor-binding protein 2 is translated as MDIYSFGMCALEMAVLEIQSNGEKVSEDNIIRAVHSLEDLNMKDFIEQCLSVAPEKRPSAHNLLFHRVLFEVHSLKLLAAHCFLNTPYIAQDTLLEEKTKRIDALGVFASVPRKAHARIIWRYSQVSSMELDKFLEDIRNGLFPLMNFTDCRPQIFPRGLPQSQEDLHVTKTPTPEPMEVETRKIIQMNCNLERKEDRARWHLTLYLKLEDKMHRHLSCDLLPDESCESLASELVQYGFISQEDRQKMALFLEEAFHKQGASLH